The Bos indicus isolate NIAB-ARS_2022 breed Sahiwal x Tharparkar chromosome X, NIAB-ARS_B.indTharparkar_mat_pri_1.0, whole genome shotgun sequence genome has a window encoding:
- the PWWP3B gene encoding PWWP domain-containing DNA repair factor 3B, with the protein MDAEYVLCNWQDQLWPAKVLSRSEASSNSKRKKVFSLEVQILSLDEKIQMESTETKILTKSQVEAIASSLATQSEVSDPPGEETAYARSLKMALDILNERTNLIQVSSSDEEETTILSQNIPQKPSDSPPRKKYRKHEGEGDLPKCLEENENSTILLVSSESDDSLDDDKSQVHAMIDNIPNETETKSSQNLSWCQTFPSLLEDEDEKESKKKIDLSILPLLSTIKEEDVYVKEEKFSPTLPSDGFIVPKALKEEPEDIYPEALAASSECSAFSENIEDPGEGPSDPCSVASQNQPTVESEMDAEAFPQPSSQEQQVSFSASSHSGDYSLLGSNERNLQRLDFEEFEEEFQASDKSARISSIAASILDDDEEDEELPRFLFNYEQRSFETGMIVWFKYQKYPFWPSVIKSIRRKERKASVVFVEANMNPEKRGVRVPFRRLKKFDCKEKQALVEKAREEYSESIDWCISLICDYRVRLGCGSFAGSFFEYYAADISYPVRKIIKQDTFRNLFPKLQNENTGGSMSVTSQTKKMSFQKLLPDRMKSARDRANKNLVDFIVNAKGTESHLLAILNGTKGSRWLKSFLNAHRFTPCIETYFEDEDQLDEVVKYLQEVYKQIDEKMLTRIRNDKIKFILEVLLPEAIICSISAVDGLDYKAAEAKYLKGPSLGYRERELFDSKILFEKRRKPLTKEDH; encoded by the coding sequence ATGGATGCTGAGTATGTCTTATGCAATTGGCAAGACCAGTTGTGGCCAGCAAAAGTTTTGTCCCGATCTGAGGCTTCATCAAATAGTAAGAGAAAAAAGGTATTTTCCCTGGAAGTTCAAATACTCTCACTGGatgaaaaaattcaaatggaaaGCACAGAAACAAAGATCCTAACTAAATCTCAAGTTGAAGCTATTGCCTCCTCACTAGCCACACAGTCAGAGGTCAGTGACCCACCTGGAGAGGAAACAGCCTATGCCAGGTCACTAAAAATGGCACTGGATATTCTGAATGAGAGAACAAATTTGATTCAAGTAAGCAGTTCAGATGAGGAAGAGACCACTATACTGTCTCAAAACATACCACAAAAGCCATCTGATTCACCCCCTCGTAAAAAGTATCGGAAGCACGAAGGAGAAGGAGACTTACCAAAGTGTctggaggaaaatgaaaattcaacaaTCCTGTTAGTATCATCAGAGAGTGATGATTCCCTGGATGATGATAAATCACAGGTGCATGCAATGATTGATAATATTCCAAATGAAACGGAAACAAAATCATCACAAAACCTCAGCTGGTGCCAGACTTTCCCTTCACTTTTGGAAGATGAGGATgaaaaagagagcaagaaaaAGATTGACCTCTCAATTTTGCCTTTGCTTTCCACAATTAAAGAGGAAGATGTAtatgttaaagaagaaaaattcagtCCAACTTTACCATCAGATGGCTTCATTGTGCCCAAAGCTTTAAAAGAGGAGCCAGAAGACATCTACCCAGAGGCCCTGGCCGCTTCTTCTGAATGCTCTGCCTTCTCAGAGAATATTGAAGATCCTGGAGAGGGTCCCTCTGATCCATGCTCAGTTGCCAGCCAGAATCAACCTACTGTGGAATCAGAGATGGATGCTGAGGCattccctcagccttcttcacaggaaCAGCAGGTTTCGTTTAGTGCCTCTAGCCATTCTGGGGATTATTCACTCCTCGGGAGTAATGAAAGAAATCTTCAGAGACTGGATTTTGAGGAATTTGAGGAAGAATTTCAAGCTTCTGACAAGTCAGCGCGTATAAGTTCGATTGCTGCATCCATATTAGATGACgatgaagaagatgaagaacTTCCAcgtttcctttttaattatgaGCAACGTTCATTTGAGACAGGGATGATTGTCTGGTTTAAGTATCAAAAATATCCATTTTGGCCATCAGTGATAAAAAGCATCAGGcgaaaagagagaaaagcaagtgTGGTTTTTGTTGAGGCAAATATGAATCCTGAAAAAAGAGGCGTTAGAGTGCCTTTTAGAAGATTAAAGAAATTTGACTGTAAAGAGAAGCAGGCACTAGTGGAGAAAGCCAGGGAGGAATACAGTGAAAGTATTGACTGGTGCATCTCGCTTATTTGTGACTACAGAGTTAGATTAGGTTGTGGTTCTTTTGCAGGCTCATTTTTTGAGTATTACGCTGCTGACATTAGTTATCCAGTTAGGAAAATAATCAAACAGGATACCTTCAGGAATTTATTTCCAAAGctgcaaaatgaaaatactggGGGATCAATGTCTGTGACTTCCCAGACCAAGAAAATGTCCTTCCAGAAACTTCTTCCAGACCGAATGAAGTCTGCTCGGGACCGAGCCAACAAAAACCTAGTGGACTTCATCGTGAATGCAAAGGGAACAGAGAGCCATCTCTTAGCCATTTTAAATGGCACGAAAGGGTCCAGGTGGCTGAAATCATTCTTGAATGCACATAGATTCACACCCTGTATTGAAACATACTTTGAAGATGAAGATCAGTTGGATGAGGTGGTGAAATATTTacaagaagtctacaaacaaatagatgaaaaaatgcTGACTCggataagaaatgataaaattaaatttatcctGGAAGTTCTTCTGCCAGAAGCAATCATCTGTTCAATTTCTGCTGTTGATGGATTAGATTACAAGGCAGCAGAAGCAAAGTATCTGAAGGGGCCATCTCTAGGATACAGGGAAAGAGAATTATTTGATTCAAAAATCTTGTTTGAAAAGAGGCGGAAACCATTAACAAAGGAAGATCATTAA